Part of the Grus americana isolate bGruAme1 chromosome 32 unlocalized genomic scaffold, bGruAme1.mat SUPER_32_unloc_5, whole genome shotgun sequence genome, GGTGTCTAgcttatggggaaaaaaaacccaacaatcaAAAAACCACCATCAAAAGGTTCAATTCCTGTTCATCCCTCctctggaagggacctctgcctGGTGAGGACCTCTTCAGTCAACACGCTGCACCCTCTTTTTTGCAAGCATTCATGATTTCCACCAAGCACATCCCTTTTGATCTCAAAGAGCTGGGCAAaacccagctcctgctgatACGAAGGTGGAACCAGATATTCTTCCTTAGCTGTTTTGTTCCTAGGTGGATAATGAACCTTAATCCCTTTGCTGGGCAAGGTGAGCTCTGGCTTTGTCCAGGAGCATCGTCCTGCCTCCTTCTCATGGAACAAGAGCCGAGGAGAGATGGGCTTCGCCCAGCCTCAAGCTCTGCAGCGAGGAGTCTACCTCCAGGCTTCCTtgagcaggatggggctgtCCGACCCTGCTCAGATGAAGTCTGCTTGGAGAGCTCGGTCCATCCAGGTTCAGCAGTTAATGTATAATGGCTTTATAACATCCAGGCAACTCCCGATTCTTGGAGTCTTGGATGTCTGGGTAAAACCTCATCACGAGTAACTTTGCCCCAGTCCCAGTGGGATCAGTGTGAAACACAGGAGGGCGGCAGCGGTGAATCGCGGATGATCGaagaaagcttttgaacaaCCAGCAGAACCACCActgaggggttttggggagaaaatagCCCAAATCTGCACTGCAGATCTGGCTTGCCTGCTGTGTGAGTGGGGCAGTGGTTTTTCTCCTGACAACTCTTTCCCTCGCAGGATCGGGCTGTCCCCAGCGGTACCGAACTGCTCTCTGGGCCAGCTGTCTCGGAAACCTCCTCCTCGGAGTGGCGGTGTTAGCGATGGGACTTTGGCGTGAGTAGCTCTGTGTGCTGGCACGGGGACAGCCGAAGGACAGTCCAAAGCAGGGAGGGGGTCCCTGCACTGGGGGTGCTTGTGTAGGcagcaaatctgcttttttatgATCTGCATTGGCTGCTGCACCTCAGTGCAAGGTGTGGGGAAGTGGGTTTTGGTCAGAATTTCTTAGCGCTGATAGGTGGAGGAGACTTGGCTATTTTGGTAGTCAATGAGGGGAAACCACTGGAAACTTCTCAGCTGTGGTAGAGTTACAATTTGACACCCTGTGGCTGAGCTCAGGGtgatgcagagctctgctgaaattAGTCTTGTGCCTGGGGTGATGTTGCTGGTGGTATCTCACGCCGCCCTgacccacagcacccccagaccaTGCCAAGCAGGTGGGAGACTGATGGATCTTGGTGAGGAGATCTGATGGATCTTGTGCTGCAGGTGAATTTGAACTCTGGGGATGGATCTGCCAGGGTTTTGGCACAGGGGTatggaggaaggagcagagggatCAGGCTCGAGCTTCCCTGAGCACCGTGCCCTCCATGGGGCCAAGACATGGAAAACGCGGCTGATGCTTTCAGGATGTGGGAGCAATTTTGGGCGCAAGCTGCGAGCCGAGGCACGGTGGCTTTGTAGGGATCTGCTGTCCCTGTTGCAGGGTGGATCTGGGGCCCagtccccctcccctgctccatcctTCCCTTGCAGTTTCAGTTTTCCACCAGCAGTTGGGGAACTCAGGAAGCCACAGAAACGTGAGCGGGAACGTAGGAGATGGCAACACCACCCTGGAGAAAGGCTGCTTGGAGCTGAGGAAAAGTCTCTGCTTGTCACAGTTGCAAGGTAACTGCCCTGGCCGTCAGGTTTCCCAGCAACTTTGAGCACCCCCAGACTGGAGAACCAAGCGAAGTTGAGGGCGTCCCCGTGTTCCTGGGGAGCAAACAGGACTTAAACACTTGTCCTTTTTGGATGGGCAGGGGACAAGGTGGCTTCTTGATGGCTGAACATGGCCCTGACTGTCTTTCAGAGGGTGAGGGGTGCAAGCTCTGCCCCACGGGCTGGATGCTGCACGGGAGCAAGTGTTACTGGGTTACCGACATGATCAAGTCGTGGAGCAAGAGCCAGGACGACTGCAGGAATCGGGGGGCGAGCTGGTGATGCCGGGGGACCAGGAAGAGCTGGTAAAGGGACCGATGGCATCGGGGCCGTGGGACgggtcccagggctgcacccGAGGGGCCGGTGGCACCTGAAGAAGGGTTCAGGGCTCGCCCAGAAAtctgggctcagcacccagccctgtgcctgagcATCCAGGGCGCCTTTGCCAGCGTCAGAGGGTGGGGGACATCGGTGGGGCTCGTTCCTGGGACGGGGGCTGTGCGGGGACGGGCTGGAGCGGGTTTGGGGATGGCACGCTGGCATCACCGCCTGCCCTCTGCCCCGCTCCAGGCTTTCCTAAACAAAATCCTGCAGAAACCCAAACGCTACTTCTGGATCGGCCTCTCCATCCCCTCCGCCGGGAAGGGCTGGACCTGGCTGAACGGCTCCCGCCTGGACCAGAGCCGGTGAGTGAGTGTTTTGGGGAGGGATGGGTGTTGGGGTGGGCACCTCCACCGTCACCCGAGGGACCCTGGTGCTGTGACGTgggctccctcctgcacccGCAGGTTCCCGTTGAGCCCCTGGGATGAAGGCAGAAGGTgcggggtgctgaggggggacAGATCATCTCCGAAAACTGCAGCTCGGGATTGCAGGGGATCTGCCAGAAAGAAGCCACCCAGCTCTGAGCCGGGGGGGCCACA contains:
- the LOC129200127 gene encoding killer cell lectin-like receptor subfamily B member 1C encodes the protein MAGEIIYADLDVGPAKRCREQHSLPQPDRSGCPQRYRTALWASCLGNLLLGVAVLAMGLWLSVFHQQLGNSGSHRNVSGNVGDGNTTLEKGCLELRKSLCLSQLQEGEGCKLCPTGWMLHGSKCYWVTDMIKSWSKSQDDCRNRGASW